In Nocardioides sp. WS12, the DNA window GCAGCGCGAGCCGCCTCGAAGACGACCGGCACCCGTTCGGGGTCATGGGTGCGGTCGAGCACCGCGAGCACGTGCGGGACTGCGGACTGCATGCCGAACGAGATCCGGGTGAAGCCGGCGTCCCGCAACCGCGCCAGCGAGTCGGCGTCGACGGAGTCAGGATTGGCCTCGGTCGTCACCTCGGCGCCCGGCGCCAGGCCGAACTCGTCGTCGATCGCAGCCAGCATCCGGCCGAGGTCCTCGGGTGCCAGCAGGGTGGGCGTGCCGCCGCCGAGGAACACAGTCTCGACGGGAGCGTCGGTCTGACCGAGCACCGTGCGGGCCAGCCGTATCTCGGCGACCGCCTGGTCGGCGTACGACGACCGGGAGACGCCGCCGCCGAGTTCCTCGGCCGTGTAGGTGTTGAAGTCGCAGTACCCGCACCGCACCCGGCAGAACGGAACGTGGACATAGACACCGAACGGGCGGGTGCCGAACTCCACGAGCGCTGCAGCAGGGAGCGCTCCGTCGGTGGGGGCAAGGTCCCCCTCGGGGAGCGCGGACGGCATGCGCCCAGTCTCCCCGAGCCATCGACCGATTGCCTACACGGGCACGTTGAGGGTGACGGTGTAGCCGTCGTCGATCGAACCGGTGACCGTGGCCAGTTGCAGTGAGTGCCCGTCGCTGAACACGTTGTCGGAGTCCAGGGAGACACCCTGGAAGGTCGACACGCTGCTGTCGTAGCCGTCCGCGTTGTTGTAGACGTCGTTGCAGACGTCCTCCGGCAGCGCCAACTGCGAGGTGCGCAACTTGTTGCTCGCGTTGGTGGCCGCGTCGAGGCTCTCGTAGACCTCGAAGTGCATGTGCGGCCAGCGCCCGGAATAGCAGGCCGGGAAGATCGTGGTGAAGGTCAGGTTGCCGTCGGCATCGGCCTCCTGCACCCCGCGCAGGTAGTTCTCGCCGGAGATCTCGTCGTCGTAGAGCGAGTAGTAGCCGTCCCGGTCGCAGTGCCACAGGTAGACGGCCGCGCCGGCGAGTGCCGTGATCGAGTCGCCGTTGAGGTCGTAGATCTTGAGCTTCACGGTCGTCGGGACACCGGCGGCCACGCCGGAGGCCGAACCGAAGCTGCTGGTGATGTCGCTGCGGACGACGCCCGACTCGGTCAGCACGTTCGGGCCGTTGCTGCCGTCCCCCGGATAAGGACCAGCCGTCTCCTCCGGGATTTCGCCATCGGCGACGGTGACGTTCGAGTCGCCGCCCGGAGCCCCGCCCGCAGGCGGTGCGCCGCCCGGTCCGCCGCCGGTGGCAGCCGAGGTCGTGCTCGATGCACTGTCCGTCGTACCAGCGTCCGAGCCGCAGGCGGTCAGTGCAGCGGCAGCACCGACGCCGCCGAGGAGGCCGAGCAGCCCACGACGCGCCATGATGCGCGGCAGGTCGTGGGACAGCCCGAGGTCGTGGTCTTCGATGTCTTCACTGTGGCTCATGTCCTCAGTGAAGACGGGCAGTCTGTGCGTCTCCTGTGTGCTCTCTACGAACCCGTGTAGAAACCGTCGATCAGGGCCTTGTTGTTGGCCTCGACGACGTTGCGCTTCACCTTCAGCGACGGGGTGAGCTCACCGGACTCGATGGTGAGGTCGTGGTCGAGCAGACGCCACTTCTTCACGGTCTCCCAGCGGTTGAGCTGCGCGTTGAGGGCGTCGACGTACTCGCCCACCATGGCCAGGACGGCGTCGTCGCGCACCAGGTCGGTGTAGGACGTGCTCTCCTTGCCGTTCTCCGCGGCCCAGCCGGCGATGGAGTCAGGGTCGAGCGTGATCAGCGCGGAGACGAAGTTGCGCTCGGCGCCGAACACCATGAACTGGCTGACGTAGGGGCAGATCGCCTTGAACTTGGCCTCGATGGCCGGCGGAGCGATGTACTTGCCGCCGGAGGTCTTGAAGAGTTCCTTGATCCGGCCGGTGATCTTGAGGTAGCCCTCGCTGTCCAGCTCGCCCTTGTCGCCGGTGCGCAGCCAGCCGTCCTCGGTCAGCGCCTCGGCGGTCGCCTCGGGACGGTTGTGGTAGCCGGCCATGACGTGCGGACCCTTGAGCTGCACCTCGCCGTCGGCAGCGATCCGCACCTCGGTGCCCGGGAAGGGCTGGCCGACGGAGCCGATCTTGTAGCCGTCGGGGTGGTTGACGGTGGCGCCCGCAGCGTTCTCGGTCATGCCGTAGCCCTCGAGGATGAGAATGCCCGCGGCGTGGAACCACTGCGCGATCTCGGCGTTGAGGGCGGCCGAGCCGGAGATGAAGAACTTGACCCGGCCGCCGAAGCGGTCGCGGACCTTGCTGAACACCAGCTTGTCGAAGAGGCCGTGCTGGAGCTTGAGCAGCAGCGGGACCGACTTGCCCTCACGCTTGAGGGCGTCGACCTTGGTGCCGACGGAGAAGGCCGTCTTGAAGATCTTTTCCTTCAGGCCGCCCTCGGCTGCCTGCATGGTGACGATCCGGGCGTGCGCCTTCTCGAAGATGCGCGGCGCGGCGCCCATGAAGGTCGGCTTCACGATGCCCAGGTTGTCGACGATCTTGTCGACGCGGCCGTCGATGGCGGTGGCGAAGCCGCACGCCAGCTGGGTCGAGAGGAGCACCTTGCCGAAGGAGTGCGCCATGGGCAGCCACAGGAACTGCAGGTCGTCCTCGTTGAGGATGTTCTGGGCCTTGATGGCCTCACCCTCGAAGACCCAGGCCTTGTGCAGGGTGCGCACGCCCTTGGGCTTGCCGGTCGTGCCGGAGGTGTAGATCAGGGTCGCGAGGTCCTCGGGCTGGATGCTCTGTGCGACGGCGTCCACTGCGTCCGGGTTGGCCGCGAGGTGCGCGTCGCCCAGTTCGCCAAGTTGGTCGAGCGAGATCACCCAGTCGCCATCGGCGAGGGCGGGGTCGAAGGAGACGACCTTGCCCAGCTCGGGGAGCTCGTCGCGGTGCTCGCGGAGCTTGGCGAGCTGGGTCTCGTCCTCAGCGAAGAGGACGCGGCTGCCGGAGTCACTGACGATGTAGGCGGTGTCCTCACCGTTGGTCGAGGGATAGACCGTGGTGGTCGCGCCACCGGCACACATCACGGCGAGATCCGCGAGGATCCACTCGTAGCGGGTCGACGAGGCGATCGCGACGCGCTGCTCCCGCTCGAGGCCTAGGGCCAGCAGACCGGCCGCAAGACGTCGTACGCGGTCACCGGCCTCGCCCCACGTCACCGATTCCCACGCGTCGCCCACCGGGAAGCGGAACGCTTCGCGCGAGCTGCTCGCCTTCACCCGGTCCAGGAACTGCACGGCGCAGTTCTGGGGAAGGTGCTCGAGGAAACTGGTGTCATGGTTGACGGGCATGTCGCTCCTGAAAAACTGTTCCGAGACCGGCGGTGACTGGTTAGTAACTTAGATCACTCGGTAGCCGGTTGGTACCCGACCCCGGCGTCCCGGACGAACTGCTGGACCTTCTCGCGGACCTTCGGCGGCAAGACCTCGACCGCCGCGAGTTCAGGCAGGCGGGCCCGATCGGTGTTCAACGCAACGAACATGTCGCGCACCGTGACGCCGTGTCCGGGCCGGTGGACCACCTCGACCGGATCGCCGGGCGCGAGCGTTCCGGGCCGGAGCACGCGGAGATACGGGCCGGGCCGGGCCTCGGCGGTGAAGCGCTTCACCCACGCCTTCGGGTCGTAGCCGCTCTCCCCCATCCAGCCCTTGAAGTCGTTGCACGGCGTCCGCACGTGGGCGACCTCGAGCAGCGGTCCGTCGGGCCCTCCGACCTGGAGCCGCGTGCCGACCTCCATGTGCGTGAGGTCGAGCCCTTCGGTCGTGAGGTTCTCCCCGAACTGCCCGTTGCGGATGGTCTGGCCCAGCTCGGCCTCCCAGAAGTCGAGGTCCTCCCGGGCGTAGGCATAGACGGCCTGGTGCGGGCCGCCGTGGTGCTCGGTGTCGGAGACCTGGTCTCCCTCGATCCCGAGTTCGTGGACGACGACGGGCGCGTCCAGGTTGCGCTTGTCGATGGAAGTGCGGCCGATCCCGGCCCACTCCTTGTCCTGCGGACGACCGACGCTGACGGAAAGAACACGTGGCATGGATCCAGTTTGCCTGACCGCCCTCAGTCCTGGACGGCCTTCGCGATCGTGATGCAGGCAGTCACGTGCTCGCGTTCCTCCGCAGTCGGCCTGCGGCCGGCGTGTACGGCGTCCTCGTGGGCCCAGTGCGCGTTGATGACCGACCGGACGACGACCCAGTCGCGGGCGCGGGCCTCGTCGAACCCGGCCGTGTCGACCAGGGCGTGGAAGCGCCGACGGATGCCGTCGCGCACCGATCCGAAGGCACCGGGCAGCGCGTACTCCTCGAACCGGTTGCGCAGCATCGGCTCGAGTTCGTAGTGCGGGTCACCGTTGGTCGGCTTCGGGTCGATCGCAAGCCACGCCGGCTCCCCCGCCCGCTCGCCGCGGAGCACGTTCTCGTAGTGGAGATCAGCGTGCAGCACCGCCGACGCCGGCTCGGCGCAGAGTTCGCGCGCCAGCGCGATCGTCTGGTCGACGAGGCGTCGCGGCACCGGCACCGTCGCCGCGTCCCGTTGGAGCGCGTCGACCCAGCGGGCGACGTACGACGCCTGATCGCGGAGCTGCGGCATCGGCGGCACGTGGAGACGGCCGTACAGGCCGGCAACGATCACGCACGCCTCCTCGTCCCAGACGTCCGACAGGTCCTCGCGGTCCAGCCGCTCCAGCAGCAGGGCACGACGCGACGGGTCGGCACGCAGCAGGTGAACCGTCCCGTCGCCCTGCCAGCGCCGCAGGGCAAGGTGCTCGTGCTCCGATTCGTCGTCAGGCAGCGCGATCTTGAGGGCGGCAGGTCGTCCTTCACGAGTGGTGACGGGCAGCACGATGGAGCAGGCCCCGTGCCACCTGTCGTCGCCCGCAACGAGTTCCCACTCGTCGAGCAGGCCCTCAGGGATCCGAACACTCACCGGGACATCCTCGGCTACGGTGCTCTCACCCTTGAGGGAGGGACATCCATGGACAGTGCACTCACCACCGTCGGCCTGCCGATCGCGCTCGCGATCATCATGTTCGGCCTCGGGCTCGGCCTGACCGTCGCCGACTTCCAGCGCATCGGGAAGAACCCGAAGGTCGTCGCCATCGCCTTGGTCTGCCAGATCGTGGTGCTGCCGGCGATCTGCTTCGGCCTGGTGAAGGCCTTCGACCTCGATCCGCTGCTGGCCATCGGCATGATCCTGCTCGCGGCCTCCCCGGGCGGGACGACGGCCAACCTGTTCAGCCACCTGTTCCGAGGCGACGTCGCGCTCAACATCAGCCTCACCGCGATCAACTCGATCCTGGCGCTGCTCACGCTGCCGCTGATCACCAACGCGGCCATCGACCACTTCGACCAGGGCGACTCCGTGTCCCTGCCCTTCGGAGAGGTGCTGCAGGTCTTCGCGATCGTGCTGATCCCGGTCGGGATCGGCATGGCGGTCAAGGCCACGCGCCCCACCTTCGCGGACCGGATGGACCGACCTGTCCGGATCGGCTCGGCCGTCATCCTCGCCGTGCTGGTGCTGGGAATCCTGCTCGACCAGCGCGAGAATGTCGCCGACTACCTCGCCGAGGTCGGCATCGTTGCAGCGCTGTTCTGCGCGCTCAGCCTCGTCATCGGGTACGTCGTCCCGCGGGCGCTCGGCGTACGCGACGACCAGGCGATCGCGTCGTCCATGGAGATCGGGGTGCACAACGGCACGCTGGCGATCTTCGTGGCGGTCGAGATCCTCGACAGCACCGAGATCTCGGTGCCGGCGGCGGTCTACTCGATCGTCATGTTCGTGCTCGCGACCGCGTGGGGACTGGTCCTGACCCGCTACCTCACTCGTCCAGCCACCGCTGCACCTGTGCCTCGTCGGGACGATCAGCGTCGGTGATCACGTGCGGGACAACCCGCGAGAAGTAGTCGGTGACCGGTCCGTCGGACTCGCGCACAATGCATCCCGCTGACACGCCACCCACGACCCAGGAACCGATCACGGCCCGGTTCCCGTCGAACGAGGGGACCGGGTTCCACTGCTGGTAGACGAGGGTCTGGCCGTCGTAGTGACCGGGCCGTCGGTCATCACCGTCGTGCGTGTGGATCCAGACGTTGTCGCCCTCGCGACCCTGCAACGGCTTGGCAACCCATTCGGTCAGGTCCCCCGGGTGACCGAGGTACGCGGGCAACAGGTTCGGGTGGTCGGGGTAGAGCTCCCACAGCACGGGGAGGATCGCCTTGGTGGACAGCATCAGCTTCCACACGGGCTCGACCCACCGGACCGGCTCGCGCTCGTGGCGTTCGAGCAGGTGCGGACCGAACTCCTCGGCCAACATGCTCTCCCAGGGGTAGAGCTTGTAGGCCGCACGGATCGGCAGGTCCTCGATGTCGACGAACCGCTGGGCCTCGGGTGCCTCGTCCCAGCCGACGTGCTCGATCACGTGGCCGTAGGTGCGCAGGCCCGCCATCGCTGCGGTGTCGCGCATGTAGGTCGTCGTCATCTCCTCCTCCCCGCTGGTGTCGGTCGCGGAGTGGAAGAAGTGCACAGCGTGGTCGGGAAACAGCCCTCGTGCGTCCTGTTCCTGCCACCAGCGGACCAACCGGTCGTGGACCGAGTTCCACTGGTCGCGGTCGGGGAACACCTCCTCGAGCCAGTTCCACTGCGCCACTGCCGTCTCGATGAGGCCTGTGGGCGTGTCGCCATTAATCTCGAGCATCTTCGCCGGCAGCTCGCCGTCGTACGACAGGTCGAAGCGGGCGTGCGCGGCCGGCTGCTCGGCGCGCAGCGACTCCCGGACCAGCTCCATGGTGCCGCTGGGCAGCATCAGCTCCTGATCAGTGAAGCGCTCAGCCATCACGGCTCCGGCGTGCAGGCACATCGCGTAGAGCTCGTCGGTGACGGCCTCGAGCCGTTCGATCTCGGCAGAGGTGAACTCGTACCAGGCAGACTCGTTCCAGTAGACGACCTCGCCGGAACCGTCCGCCAACGGCGTCATCGGAAAGACCAGGCCCTGCCCGATCACCGTGTCCTGCCACCCTTCACGCGGACTCGTGACGTGGCGCCACATCAGGCGATGCTCGCGATGACGACCAGCGCGACCGCGACGACCACCCCCGCCGTGACCTTCGCCAAGGGTTGGGTCTCCCCCGCCACGCATATCTCCTCGCCCAGGCTGCCCGGCGTGACCAGGTCGACGAGGCGCCAGGCCGCGGTCTGCAGCAGGACCCCCAGCACGCTGAACGCCAAGGTCCACACCAGCGCGTCACCGAAACCGGACGAAGCGTTCGTCCAGATCGCAGTGAAGATGATCGCTCCCTGCGCCACCA includes these proteins:
- a CDS encoding DUF350 domain-containing protein gives rise to the protein MDDLLPALGYGMAYGLLGTIVLTAGWFVLDLLTPGRLGEHLRVSHSAGLVAATWMVAQGAIIFTAIWTNASSGFGDALVWTLAFSVLGVLLQTAAWRLVDLVTPGSLGEEICVAGETQPLAKVTAGVVVAVALVVIASIA
- a CDS encoding MOSC domain-containing protein; amino-acid sequence: MPRVLSVSVGRPQDKEWAGIGRTSIDKRNLDAPVVVHELGIEGDQVSDTEHHGGPHQAVYAYAREDLDFWEAELGQTIRNGQFGENLTTEGLDLTHMEVGTRLQVGGPDGPLLEVAHVRTPCNDFKGWMGESGYDPKAWVKRFTAEARPGPYLRVLRPGTLAPGDPVEVVHRPGHGVTVRDMFVALNTDRARLPELAAVEVLPPKVREKVQQFVRDAGVGYQPATE
- a CDS encoding bile acid:sodium symporter family protein, producing the protein MDSALTTVGLPIALAIIMFGLGLGLTVADFQRIGKNPKVVAIALVCQIVVLPAICFGLVKAFDLDPLLAIGMILLAASPGGTTANLFSHLFRGDVALNISLTAINSILALLTLPLITNAAIDHFDQGDSVSLPFGEVLQVFAIVLIPVGIGMAVKATRPTFADRMDRPVRIGSAVILAVLVLGILLDQRENVADYLAEVGIVAALFCALSLVIGYVVPRALGVRDDQAIASSMEIGVHNGTLAIFVAVEILDSTEISVPAAVYSIVMFVLATAWGLVLTRYLTRPATAAPVPRRDDQRR
- a CDS encoding AMP-dependent synthetase/ligase, whose amino-acid sequence is MPVNHDTSFLEHLPQNCAVQFLDRVKASSSREAFRFPVGDAWESVTWGEAGDRVRRLAAGLLALGLEREQRVAIASSTRYEWILADLAVMCAGGATTTVYPSTNGEDTAYIVSDSGSRVLFAEDETQLAKLREHRDELPELGKVVSFDPALADGDWVISLDQLGELGDAHLAANPDAVDAVAQSIQPEDLATLIYTSGTTGKPKGVRTLHKAWVFEGEAIKAQNILNEDDLQFLWLPMAHSFGKVLLSTQLACGFATAIDGRVDKIVDNLGIVKPTFMGAAPRIFEKAHARIVTMQAAEGGLKEKIFKTAFSVGTKVDALKREGKSVPLLLKLQHGLFDKLVFSKVRDRFGGRVKFFISGSAALNAEIAQWFHAAGILILEGYGMTENAAGATVNHPDGYKIGSVGQPFPGTEVRIAADGEVQLKGPHVMAGYHNRPEATAEALTEDGWLRTGDKGELDSEGYLKITGRIKELFKTSGGKYIAPPAIEAKFKAICPYVSQFMVFGAERNFVSALITLDPDSIAGWAAENGKESTSYTDLVRDDAVLAMVGEYVDALNAQLNRWETVKKWRLLDHDLTIESGELTPSLKVKRNVVEANNKALIDGFYTGS
- a CDS encoding glutathionylspermidine synthase family protein, translating into MWRHVTSPREGWQDTVIGQGLVFPMTPLADGSGEVVYWNESAWYEFTSAEIERLEAVTDELYAMCLHAGAVMAERFTDQELMLPSGTMELVRESLRAEQPAAHARFDLSYDGELPAKMLEINGDTPTGLIETAVAQWNWLEEVFPDRDQWNSVHDRLVRWWQEQDARGLFPDHAVHFFHSATDTSGEEEMTTTYMRDTAAMAGLRTYGHVIEHVGWDEAPEAQRFVDIEDLPIRAAYKLYPWESMLAEEFGPHLLERHEREPVRWVEPVWKLMLSTKAILPVLWELYPDHPNLLPAYLGHPGDLTEWVAKPLQGREGDNVWIHTHDGDDRRPGHYDGQTLVYQQWNPVPSFDGNRAVIGSWVVGGVSAGCIVRESDGPVTDYFSRVVPHVITDADRPDEAQVQRWLDE
- a CDS encoding aminoglycoside phosphotransferase family protein; the encoded protein is MSVRIPEGLLDEWELVAGDDRWHGACSIVLPVTTREGRPAALKIALPDDESEHEHLALRRWQGDGTVHLLRADPSRRALLLERLDREDLSDVWDEEACVIVAGLYGRLHVPPMPQLRDQASYVARWVDALQRDAATVPVPRRLVDQTIALARELCAEPASAVLHADLHYENVLRGERAGEPAWLAIDPKPTNGDPHYELEPMLRNRFEEYALPGAFGSVRDGIRRRFHALVDTAGFDEARARDWVVVRSVINAHWAHEDAVHAGRRPTAEEREHVTACITIAKAVQD
- a CDS encoding 3,4-dioxygenase subunit beta, which encodes MSHSEDIEDHDLGLSHDLPRIMARRGLLGLLGGVGAAAALTACGSDAGTTDSASSTTSAATGGGPGGAPPAGGAPGGDSNVTVADGEIPEETAGPYPGDGSNGPNVLTESGVVRSDITSSFGSASGVAAGVPTTVKLKIYDLNGDSITALAGAAVYLWHCDRDGYYSLYDDEISGENYLRGVQEADADGNLTFTTIFPACYSGRWPHMHFEVYESLDAATNASNKLRTSQLALPEDVCNDVYNNADGYDSSVSTFQGVSLDSDNVFSDGHSLQLATVTGSIDDGYTVTLNVPV